Proteins found in one Maridesulfovibrio sp. genomic segment:
- a CDS encoding EAL domain-containing protein has protein sequence MNITTDFSIAEIIENDCLTTVLQPLISMNRKGVIGFEALTRAINPHTGETIPPFMLFGMCEDLKTLTLLDRACRKKAFETFAPISKRDRSLLLSVNIDAGIINEKTFGYGLTRKMVTQCGIPTNNIILEIIESKAGSDCALSSFVGNSRDCGFLIALDDVGTGHSNLDRIPSLEPDIIKIDRSLITGINKQFYNKAVTRSLISLAERTGCMPLAEGIETVEEALTLMAMGIDVFQGFFFSKPLPAAIAVKTDNTPIKFLASRFKTHILEKLNRQKIMENSYKRMAGKLREALMDGTPDTSDSALSTFIAETKEIECAYILDTHGVQISETICNPYKLKENRRLIYQPAPAGADHSLKEYYLTIKSGNDWHTTAPYISLASGNNCVTVSTKLYDTPRSPIICIDISTE, from the coding sequence ATGAATATCACTACAGACTTCTCAATTGCAGAAATCATTGAAAATGATTGCCTGACCACCGTGCTGCAGCCGCTTATATCCATGAACCGTAAGGGAGTCATAGGATTCGAGGCCTTGACCAGAGCCATAAATCCCCACACCGGGGAAACCATTCCCCCGTTCATGCTCTTCGGCATGTGTGAAGACTTGAAGACCCTTACCCTACTGGATAGAGCCTGCCGCAAGAAAGCCTTCGAAACATTCGCACCGATTTCAAAAAGAGACCGTTCACTACTTTTATCCGTAAATATTGACGCGGGTATCATCAATGAAAAGACTTTTGGTTACGGGTTAACCAGAAAAATGGTAACCCAGTGCGGTATACCGACAAACAATATCATTCTTGAAATAATTGAATCCAAGGCCGGAAGTGACTGTGCTTTGAGTTCTTTTGTCGGCAATTCCCGCGATTGCGGTTTCCTCATCGCTCTTGATGACGTGGGGACCGGTCATTCAAATCTGGACCGTATCCCATCCCTTGAGCCGGACATAATCAAGATAGACCGCTCACTGATCACCGGTATCAATAAACAGTTTTACAACAAGGCAGTAACCCGCTCGCTTATAAGCCTTGCCGAGCGCACGGGGTGTATGCCTCTTGCCGAAGGGATTGAAACGGTAGAAGAAGCCCTCACACTGATGGCAATGGGTATTGATGTTTTTCAGGGTTTCTTTTTCAGCAAGCCCTTACCTGCCGCCATTGCAGTTAAGACGGATAATACTCCCATAAAATTTTTAGCTTCACGTTTCAAAACCCATATTCTGGAAAAATTAAACCGCCAGAAGATTATGGAAAACAGCTACAAAAGAATGGCTGGGAAACTACGAGAAGCCCTTATGGACGGCACTCCGGACACTTCCGACTCGGCATTATCGACCTTCATAGCTGAAACCAAGGAAATAGAGTGTGCATATATTCTGGATACGCACGGAGTCCAGATTTCAGAGACGATCTGCAACCCGTATAAGCTTAAAGAAAACAGGCGTCTGATATACCAGCCCGCCCCGGCTGGCGCCGATCACTCCCTGAAAGAATATTACCTGACCATTAAATCAGGTAATGATTGGCACACCACTGCCCCGTACATTTCCCTTGCTTCAGGCAACAATTGCGTAACTGTTTCTACAAAATTATACGACACGCCGCGTTCACCAATAATCTGCATTGATATCAGCACAGAATAA
- a CDS encoding aromatic amino acid transport family protein — MTQKKSASALSMMFVVVGNMLGAGILALPVNLCAAGFYPSVFATLFMWILMTFTALIYSEQKSLTFSENADLPTFFQHELGNAGKWVTIVANLIILYGILVAYLCGISSIIMSLQSTIPKTMVIILYFGLITGLTALGMKMMHRCTPYMVSIMWITFGALVFMVVPDVSAAHLKDMDWTYIPAGLPVLLMAFHFHNIIPSICRTLDHDRKKIRTAIIGGTTIGMIMNLTWLLVVLGALPLSNPETHIDLITAFGKNDPATIPLENLLQTPVFTYVALIFAVVAMSTAFMANGTALLSFMRDLASTNFGTKNKVVVWCMSFIPPLLVGILYPDIFLVAINLVGGVGECIIFGILPGFIVWKYSPQGSIRKYSGMLLIICFALVLIIELGQEFGLLHLSPNVEYWTHHTK, encoded by the coding sequence ATGACGCAGAAAAAATCAGCTTCCGCACTGTCCATGATGTTTGTGGTGGTCGGAAATATGCTCGGTGCAGGTATTCTGGCCCTGCCCGTGAATCTTTGCGCTGCTGGATTCTACCCGTCAGTCTTCGCCACACTTTTCATGTGGATTCTCATGACCTTCACTGCCCTGATCTACTCCGAACAAAAAAGCCTGACCTTCAGTGAGAATGCGGATCTGCCCACCTTTTTTCAGCATGAACTTGGCAATGCCGGAAAATGGGTAACAATTGTTGCAAACCTGATCATTCTCTATGGGATACTGGTTGCTTATCTTTGCGGAATATCATCCATAATCATGAGCCTGCAGTCGACTATACCTAAGACAATGGTCATTATCCTTTATTTCGGTCTGATCACAGGGCTGACCGCCTTAGGCATGAAGATGATGCACAGATGCACACCCTACATGGTTTCCATTATGTGGATAACTTTCGGCGCGCTGGTCTTCATGGTTGTCCCCGATGTTTCCGCCGCCCATCTGAAAGATATGGACTGGACTTACATTCCGGCTGGCCTTCCGGTACTGCTCATGGCCTTTCATTTTCACAACATAATTCCAAGCATCTGCCGGACACTGGATCATGACCGCAAAAAAATTCGCACCGCTATCATCGGAGGCACCACTATAGGGATGATCATGAATCTCACGTGGCTGCTGGTTGTACTCGGTGCGCTGCCGCTTTCCAATCCTGAAACGCACATTGACCTGATCACCGCCTTCGGTAAAAACGACCCGGCAACCATACCACTGGAAAATCTGCTTCAGACCCCGGTATTCACATATGTAGCTCTGATATTCGCAGTCGTAGCCATGTCCACCGCCTTCATGGCGAACGGAACAGCACTGCTGAGCTTCATGCGTGACCTTGCTTCAACCAATTTCGGAACTAAAAATAAAGTGGTAGTCTGGTGCATGTCCTTTATTCCGCCGCTACTGGTCGGGATTCTCTACCCGGATATCTTCCTAGTTGCTATCAACCTCGTGGGCGGAGTCGGGGAATGTATAATTTTCGGAATTCTGCCCGGATTCATTGTCTGGAAATATTCGCCGCAAGGGTCAATTCGCAAATATTCGGGAATGCTGCTCATCATCTGTTTCGCTCTGGTGCTGATCATTGAGCTTGGTCAGGAATTCGGACTTCTGCACCTCAGCCCGAATGTTGAATACTGGACCCATCACACTAAGTAG
- a CDS encoding ammonium transporter, with the protein MTIKRSMVGRKIPALAMLMLLAAPSAAFAAEEAMSQVHGNILWTLLAAILVFFMQAGFACVEAGFTRAKSAGNILMKNFLDFAAGSIIFFLIGFGLMFGLDAGGFIGTSGFSLAGIGLTDPDSQWTITFWFFQSVFAATAATIVSGGIAERTKFSSYLLVTCIVTGLIYPISGHWAWGSLWLGDSGAGWLEGLGFMDFAGSTVVHSVGGWIALAGAMILGPRIGKYTADGKAKAIPGHNIPLASLGVFILWFGWFGFNPGSTTTADGSIGLIAVTTSLSACAGTLGAMFTSWFKYGKPDISMTCNGALAGLVGITAPCATVTPGASIIIGIIAGILVVLSIEFIDKVLKIDDPVGAVSVHGVCGAWGTIACGLFTTPALNDGTGGLFYGGGFGILTTQLIGVVACFVWAFGMGYLAFSLAKAIMGIRVTAEEEMKGLDISEHGMESYNGFQIFSNE; encoded by the coding sequence ATGACTATTAAACGTTCAATGGTAGGCCGTAAAATTCCGGCCCTCGCAATGCTCATGCTCCTGGCAGCACCTTCCGCGGCTTTCGCGGCTGAAGAGGCTATGTCTCAGGTTCACGGTAACATTCTCTGGACTCTTCTCGCCGCTATACTTGTATTTTTTATGCAGGCAGGTTTTGCATGCGTTGAAGCAGGATTTACCCGCGCAAAAAGTGCAGGTAACATCCTGATGAAAAACTTTCTCGACTTTGCAGCCGGTTCAATCATCTTTTTTCTGATCGGCTTCGGTCTCATGTTCGGTCTTGATGCAGGTGGCTTCATCGGCACAAGCGGATTTTCCCTTGCAGGAATCGGACTTACCGACCCCGACTCACAGTGGACCATTACTTTCTGGTTCTTCCAGTCTGTATTTGCTGCAACAGCTGCAACCATCGTATCCGGTGGTATCGCCGAGCGCACCAAATTCAGCAGTTATCTTCTCGTTACCTGTATTGTTACCGGTCTGATCTATCCTATCTCAGGTCACTGGGCATGGGGCTCTCTCTGGCTCGGCGATTCCGGTGCAGGCTGGCTCGAAGGTCTGGGATTCATGGACTTCGCAGGCTCCACTGTTGTTCACTCCGTTGGTGGCTGGATCGCACTTGCAGGCGCTATGATCCTCGGACCCCGTATCGGCAAATATACTGCTGACGGTAAAGCCAAAGCTATCCCCGGTCACAACATTCCGCTGGCATCACTTGGTGTATTCATCCTCTGGTTCGGTTGGTTCGGTTTTAACCCCGGTTCCACCACCACTGCTGACGGCTCCATCGGTCTCATCGCTGTAACAACCAGTCTCTCCGCTTGTGCGGGTACCCTCGGTGCAATGTTCACCTCCTGGTTCAAATACGGCAAGCCTGATATCTCCATGACCTGTAACGGCGCTCTGGCTGGTCTGGTAGGTATTACCGCTCCCTGCGCAACCGTTACTCCCGGAGCTTCAATCATCATCGGTATTATCGCAGGTATCCTGGTAGTTCTTTCCATCGAGTTCATTGATAAAGTGCTGAAAATTGACGACCCGGTTGGTGCGGTTTCCGTACACGGTGTCTGCGGTGCCTGGGGAACTATCGCTTGTGGCCTCTTCACCACTCCCGCACTCAACGACGGCACAGGCGGCCTGTTCTACGGCGGCGGTTTCGGAATCCTCACAACTCAGCTCATCGGTGTAGTAGCCTGCTTTGTCTGGGCTTTCGGAATGGGCTACCTCGCTTTCAGCCTCGCCAAAGCTATAATGGGCATCAGGGTAACAGCTGAAGAAGAAATGAAAGGTCTCGACATCAGCGAACACGGCATGGAATCCTACAACGGCTTTCAGATCTTCTCCAACGAATAA
- a CDS encoding diguanylate cyclase domain-containing protein — MNAPKDNAESSSPERNWIIPAGASDFFSRWVPFKLVIPLISILVFAGYFCLKMDTIAIDEQEKIFNESQALQTNLIATALEDKLKDIVNTSYTLCNYSLIDFLNGKRSSDSIKHLFKIKQSSQTEIILFSFHSAPKKEDITSDINTPQLGLAHQAAQDWAEKYYSVISGMHTGFITPKPLINKKIRLAGLNMPVWDNERFAGILTVVIDLDKLVDKYVANLRIGKFGSGYIVDGSGIVIYDQEKDIIGKNIFDLHKEYQDLLRIDSRMQNEKQGVGEYRFTVQRNKHVERKLVAWNTARLGEKRLIVAISAPETDATPSMYSARTIRLAMLCFILLLCSTIIFVFYHHRSQQILLCQNRELRSKDNLFEAIAGNAPGVIYKCDTDSPYEMHYISSKIKKVCGYDPSIFLKKGKSMYYDLVHPDDRTSLKNAINGALSSNKPFEYEYRIICNDGKERWMYEKGAKLPEERTMVGFILDITDRKNEEEALRRAEENYSALVTTAPLGIFQTTPQGKFISANGQMASYYGYSSSESFLSKNINISACCYENPEDRARLLTILDKFGHAENFEAKHKRRDGSTFWASESIMAVKNADGEIIRMDGFLMDISDRKEHENTMRRLAMFDNLTGLPNRVLFDDRLKQALSRAKRNNIKMGILYADLDNFKQVNDELGHIAGDSVLKEVAGRFSDCLRTSDTLSRIGGDEFIFILQDIGAPGEIEVVAQRIIDSMRAPFYISEKIYRIGVSIGISIYPENGDEKEKLIRIADDAMYKAKRKGKNGYSFLTTETL; from the coding sequence ATGAATGCACCCAAAGATAATGCTGAAAGCAGCAGCCCGGAGCGAAACTGGATTATTCCGGCCGGCGCATCTGACTTCTTCAGCCGCTGGGTTCCGTTTAAATTGGTTATTCCACTGATATCTATTTTGGTCTTTGCCGGGTACTTCTGTCTAAAGATGGACACGATCGCCATCGATGAACAGGAAAAAATTTTCAATGAGAGCCAGGCCTTGCAGACAAATCTGATTGCAACCGCACTGGAAGACAAACTGAAAGATATTGTCAACACATCATACACTCTTTGCAACTACTCACTTATTGATTTCCTCAACGGTAAACGTTCCTCCGACTCCATCAAACATCTTTTTAAAATAAAACAGAGCTCCCAGACCGAAATTATCCTGTTCAGCTTCCACTCTGCCCCAAAAAAAGAAGACATAACTTCAGACATAAATACTCCACAGCTGGGGCTGGCCCATCAGGCAGCTCAGGACTGGGCAGAAAAGTACTATTCCGTTATTTCAGGTATGCATACCGGATTCATTACCCCCAAACCGCTGATAAACAAAAAAATACGTCTTGCCGGGTTGAACATGCCGGTCTGGGATAATGAACGGTTCGCGGGAATACTGACCGTGGTTATAGATCTGGACAAACTGGTTGACAAATACGTCGCCAATTTACGTATCGGTAAATTCGGCTCCGGATATATCGTAGATGGCTCCGGAATCGTTATATACGATCAGGAAAAAGATATTATCGGTAAGAATATTTTTGACCTTCACAAAGAATATCAAGATCTGCTCCGCATTGATTCCCGTATGCAAAACGAAAAGCAAGGGGTGGGCGAATACAGATTTACAGTACAAAGAAACAAGCATGTAGAACGCAAACTGGTTGCATGGAACACGGCCAGACTTGGAGAAAAAAGACTTATAGTAGCCATCTCCGCTCCTGAAACTGATGCGACCCCTTCTATGTATTCCGCACGGACTATCCGCTTGGCAATGCTGTGTTTTATCCTTCTCCTATGTTCCACTATTATATTCGTTTTTTACCACCACAGATCACAGCAGATTCTTCTATGTCAAAACAGAGAGTTACGGAGTAAAGACAATCTGTTTGAAGCCATTGCCGGAAATGCGCCGGGCGTCATCTATAAATGCGATACGGACAGCCCCTATGAAATGCATTACATCAGCTCTAAAATTAAAAAAGTCTGCGGTTATGATCCTTCTATTTTCCTCAAGAAAGGGAAAAGCATGTACTATGATCTGGTGCATCCCGATGACCGCACCAGCCTTAAGAATGCAATAAACGGCGCACTGAGCAGCAACAAACCCTTTGAATATGAATACCGCATAATCTGCAATGACGGCAAAGAGCGCTGGATGTATGAAAAAGGGGCCAAGCTTCCCGAAGAAAGAACCATGGTCGGTTTTATCCTTGATATTACAGACCGCAAAAACGAAGAAGAAGCCCTGCGCAGGGCCGAAGAAAACTACAGTGCGCTGGTAACAACCGCTCCGCTGGGTATTTTTCAGACGACTCCGCAAGGAAAATTCATCAGCGCCAACGGTCAAATGGCCAGTTACTACGGTTATAGTTCATCGGAATCATTCCTCAGCAAAAACATCAATATTTCAGCTTGCTGCTACGAGAATCCCGAAGACAGAGCCCGTTTACTGACGATTCTGGATAAATTCGGGCACGCAGAGAACTTTGAAGCCAAACACAAACGCAGGGATGGTTCCACATTCTGGGCCAGTGAAAGCATCATGGCAGTCAAGAATGCAGATGGAGAAATAATCCGCATGGACGGTTTTCTCATGGATATTTCCGACCGCAAGGAACACGAGAACACAATGCGCCGTCTGGCTATGTTTGATAACCTTACAGGTCTACCCAACAGGGTGCTTTTTGACGACCGCTTAAAGCAGGCTCTTTCCCGCGCTAAACGTAATAACATCAAAATGGGCATCCTTTACGCCGACCTTGATAACTTCAAACAGGTTAATGACGAGCTCGGCCACATTGCAGGAGACTCCGTGCTCAAGGAAGTCGCCGGAAGATTCAGCGATTGCCTGCGCACCAGTGATACCCTCTCGCGCATAGGAGGCGATGAATTCATTTTCATCCTTCAGGATATCGGCGCTCCGGGTGAAATTGAAGTTGTTGCCCAGCGCATCATCGATTCCATGCGCGCCCCTTTCTACATCAGCGAAAAGATATACAGAATCGGGGTCAGCATAGGAATCAGTATTTACCCTGAAAACGGTGATGAAAAAGAAAAGCTAATCCGAATTGCGGATGACGCGATGTACAAAGCAAAAAGGAAAGGTAAAAACGGATACTCATTTCTAACGACAGAGACATTGTAG
- a CDS encoding P-II family nitrogen regulator — MKLIIAYVRPECLTPVKQALYAKGIYTMSVTNILGSGRGAGFTETYRGVVMEVNLLKKVRIEIGLDDEKIDGALEAIKTGAQTGKEGDGVIFVQDLNRTIRIRTGEESL; from the coding sequence ATGAAACTCATCATCGCATATGTCAGGCCCGAGTGCCTCACCCCAGTAAAACAGGCCCTATACGCCAAGGGAATCTACACAATGTCGGTTACCAACATCCTCGGCTCCGGTAGAGGAGCAGGATTCACCGAAACATATCGCGGCGTAGTAATGGAAGTTAACCTGCTCAAAAAAGTCCGCATCGAAATCGGTCTGGATGACGAAAAAATAGACGGAGCACTGGAAGCTATCAAAACCGGTGCACAGACAGGCAAAGAAGGTGACGGTGTCATCTTTGTACAGGACCTTAACCGGACCATCAGAATCAGGACCGGCGAAGAATCACTCTAA
- the rarD gene encoding EamA family transporter RarD, with protein MNKDTYDGLIYAAGAFILWGLLPVYWKSLENVPALELLCNRIIWSLVFVGILLFYKKRWKEVKTALADSKGKILLTISSLLIGTNWFIYIWAVNHGHVIDTSMGYYMTPLMNALLGFAFMKDKLTGTQTVAILLAACGVGYSIIDYGHVPYIALILAVSFSFYGLVRKIMTVQSLPGLFVETAVLAPFSAGYLIWLAFSGEISIPKINVIENLLLIGAGAATSMPLIFFAQGARRLRLVTLGMMQYIAPTLALMLGIFVYKEPFNSTRLITFAFIWCGIAVYVADGIRNNFKAMSKINNRKRIKP; from the coding sequence ATGAATAAAGATACTTATGACGGGTTGATATACGCTGCAGGGGCATTCATTCTCTGGGGCCTGTTACCGGTTTACTGGAAATCACTGGAAAATGTTCCGGCTCTGGAGCTGCTCTGCAACAGGATTATCTGGTCGCTGGTCTTTGTAGGAATTCTACTTTTCTACAAAAAGAGATGGAAAGAAGTCAAAACAGCCCTTGCGGACAGCAAAGGTAAAATTCTGCTGACTATAAGCAGCTTACTCATTGGGACCAATTGGTTCATCTACATCTGGGCCGTTAATCACGGTCATGTAATAGATACCAGCATGGGCTATTACATGACTCCGCTGATGAATGCACTGCTCGGTTTCGCCTTCATGAAAGATAAACTTACCGGGACGCAGACCGTAGCAATCCTGCTTGCAGCCTGTGGGGTCGGATATTCTATAATTGATTATGGACACGTTCCTTACATAGCGTTAATACTGGCGGTATCGTTCTCGTTTTACGGACTGGTGCGCAAGATTATGACAGTTCAATCCCTACCGGGACTTTTTGTCGAAACTGCCGTACTCGCCCCTTTTTCCGCAGGATATCTTATCTGGCTGGCTTTTTCTGGTGAAATAAGTATACCTAAAATAAATGTAATCGAGAACCTGCTTCTGATTGGAGCCGGTGCCGCAACATCCATGCCGCTTATCTTTTTTGCTCAAGGAGCACGCCGACTGCGGCTGGTTACATTAGGAATGATGCAGTACATAGCCCCTACGCTGGCCCTTATGCTGGGCATTTTTGTATATAAGGAACCGTTTAACTCTACGAGACTGATTACATTTGCTTTTATATGGTGCGGCATCGCGGTCTATGTAGCAGATGGAATAAGAAATAATTTCAAGGCAATGTCAAAAATAAATAACCGGAAAAGAATTAAACCATGA
- the aspA gene encoding aspartate ammonia-lyase: MKFRNEHDCIGLKEVPEDALYGAQTMRASENFRITGIPISHYPHIIYSLAQIKKAAALTNNELGRLEDDKTKAIVFACEELLADKHHDQFVVDIIQGGAGTSTNMNANEVIANIGLEFLGYKRGEYDHLHPNIHVNMAQSTNDVYPTCLRLTLIAKMNQLIESMEYLQASFATKGKEFSHILKMGRTQLQDAVPMTLGQEFSSYSVMIGEDIERVREAKALICEINMGGTAIGTGLNAPPNYAHMVTEKLKIISGFALELAPDLVEATQDTGAYVQLSGVLKRVAVKISKICNDLRLLSSGPRCGLNEINLPAMAPGSSIMPGKVNPIIPEVVNQIAFTVIGSDVTVSMAAEAGQLELNVMEPVIAANLINSLTIMRRGFRTLADRCISGITANEDICRGYVENSIGLVTALNPYIGYEKSTEVANEALKSSRSVYDIVIEKGYMSKAELDKALSPESMVQTHPLNLIEKR, translated from the coding sequence ATGAAATTTCGTAATGAACACGACTGCATCGGCCTGAAGGAAGTTCCCGAGGACGCTCTTTACGGTGCCCAAACCATGAGGGCATCCGAAAACTTCCGCATCACCGGGATCCCCATCTCCCACTACCCGCATATTATTTATTCGCTGGCTCAAATCAAAAAAGCAGCCGCCCTGACCAACAATGAACTGGGAAGGCTTGAAGATGATAAGACCAAAGCCATCGTCTTTGCCTGTGAAGAGCTTCTGGCTGACAAACATCATGATCAATTTGTAGTTGATATCATTCAAGGCGGCGCAGGAACGTCCACCAACATGAATGCCAACGAAGTCATCGCCAACATCGGCTTGGAATTCCTCGGCTACAAACGCGGCGAATACGATCATCTGCATCCCAACATTCACGTTAATATGGCGCAGTCCACCAATGACGTGTATCCTACCTGCCTGCGGCTGACCCTCATCGCCAAGATGAATCAGCTCATTGAATCCATGGAATATCTGCAGGCAAGCTTCGCAACCAAAGGCAAAGAATTTTCCCACATCCTTAAGATGGGCCGCACACAGCTACAGGATGCCGTGCCCATGACGCTGGGGCAGGAATTCTCATCCTACTCAGTAATGATAGGCGAAGATATTGAACGCGTGCGTGAGGCCAAGGCGCTGATCTGCGAAATTAATATGGGCGGCACCGCCATTGGTACCGGCCTTAACGCACCGCCGAATTATGCCCATATGGTCACCGAGAAGCTCAAAATAATCAGCGGATTTGCCCTGGAACTGGCCCCGGATCTTGTGGAGGCGACTCAGGATACAGGAGCTTACGTACAACTTTCCGGTGTACTTAAGCGAGTGGCTGTAAAAATCTCCAAAATCTGCAACGACCTGCGTTTGCTCTCATCCGGACCGCGTTGCGGGTTGAATGAAATCAACCTGCCGGCCATGGCTCCCGGCTCTTCAATCATGCCCGGTAAGGTAAACCCGATTATCCCTGAAGTGGTCAATCAGATTGCCTTCACCGTTATCGGCAGTGATGTTACCGTAAGCATGGCTGCGGAAGCAGGTCAGCTTGAACTTAACGTTATGGAACCGGTGATCGCCGCTAATCTGATCAACTCACTTACCATCATGCGCCGTGGATTCCGCACCCTTGCCGACCGCTGCATCTCCGGAATAACCGCAAATGAAGATATCTGCCGCGGATATGTGGAAAACAGCATAGGACTGGTAACAGCGCTCAACCCCTACATCGGTTATGAAAAATCAACCGAAGTTGCCAATGAAGCACTGAAATCTTCGCGCTCTGTTTACGATATCGTCATAGAAAAAGGGTACATGTCCAAAGCAGAACTGGATAAAGCCCTATCGCCTGAATCCATGGTTCAAACGCACCCGTTGAACCTTATCGAAAAGAGATAA
- a CDS encoding 2-amino-3,7-dideoxy-D-threo-hept-6-ulosonate synthase, whose product MQIGKSVRMERIVNRNTGRTIVVPMDHGISVGPLKGLRSMRRAVNDMVKGGANAVLMHKGLVRCSHREEGGDVGLIVHLSASTCLSPLPNKKTLVGTVEDALRLGADAVSMHVNLGDESESQMLSDLGKVASSATNWGVPVLAMVYARGPKIKDEYDPEVVAHCARAGEELGADIVKVPYTGNIETFKDVVEGCCIPVVIAGGPKLDSTRDFLQMVADSIEAGGAGLSVGRNVFQHENRVKLVEALHMIVHNDETVDNALAHIGE is encoded by the coding sequence ATGCAGATTGGTAAAAGCGTAAGAATGGAGCGGATAGTAAACCGCAATACAGGCCGGACAATTGTCGTTCCCATGGACCACGGTATCAGCGTCGGCCCTCTTAAAGGACTTCGCTCCATGCGCCGGGCAGTTAACGATATGGTCAAGGGCGGAGCCAATGCCGTGCTCATGCATAAGGGCCTCGTCCGCTGCTCCCATCGAGAAGAAGGCGGCGACGTTGGCCTTATTGTTCATCTCTCCGCATCCACCTGTCTCTCTCCTCTTCCCAATAAAAAAACTCTGGTCGGTACTGTTGAAGACGCTCTTCGTCTCGGTGCTGATGCCGTTTCCATGCATGTAAATCTCGGTGACGAGTCAGAATCGCAGATGCTTTCCGATCTTGGTAAAGTTGCTTCTTCAGCCACCAATTGGGGCGTTCCTGTGCTTGCGATGGTCTACGCCAGAGGTCCTAAAATCAAAGATGAATACGACCCGGAAGTTGTTGCTCACTGCGCCCGCGCCGGAGAAGAACTTGGTGCCGATATTGTAAAAGTACCTTACACCGGTAATATTGAAACTTTCAAAGATGTGGTCGAAGGCTGCTGTATTCCGGTTGTAATCGCCGGCGGTCCCAAGCTCGATTCCACCCGCGATTTCCTCCAGATGGTTGCAGACTCCATTGAAGCAGGCGGTGCCGGTCTTTCCGTCGGCCGCAATGTTTTCCAGCATGAAAACCGCGTTAAACTGGTTGAGGCTTTGCACATGATTGTCCACAATGATGAAACAGTTGATAATGCTCTCGCGCACATCGGCGAATAG
- a CDS encoding 3-dehydroquinate synthase II family protein, with product MKKIIFKAIPFDKKLVSLALESGVDAILTSPEDKETIESLGRINVITHDDMPCVAINEKADEAVAVDLDKKGKDVCLAAGWEIIPVENLLAQIDSLALEAESLERARLAASVMERGADSIVVTPEGAADLKQIVAELKLSQGKMDLQKATVTGIESAGLAHRVCVDTTSKLKKGQGILTGNSSAFTFLVHAETESNPYVAARPFRVNAGAVHAYAIQPGDKTTYLEELRSGSEVLVVDKEGNTSVAVVGRSKLEVRPMLLITAEVETSEGPVSGKVFLQNAETIRVVNGDGEPVSVVTLQVGDQVLCRIDEAGRHFGMRIKEEISED from the coding sequence ATGAAAAAAATTATTTTTAAAGCGATCCCTTTCGATAAAAAATTAGTCAGCCTCGCCCTTGAATCCGGGGTGGATGCGATCCTGACTTCCCCGGAAGACAAGGAAACCATCGAATCCCTTGGACGTATAAATGTCATCACCCACGATGATATGCCCTGCGTAGCCATCAACGAAAAAGCCGATGAAGCCGTTGCTGTTGACCTTGACAAAAAAGGCAAAGACGTCTGCCTTGCGGCCGGATGGGAAATTATTCCAGTTGAAAATCTGCTTGCCCAGATTGATTCCCTCGCTCTTGAGGCCGAATCACTGGAGCGTGCAAGGCTGGCTGCCAGTGTTATGGAACGTGGTGCGGATTCAATCGTCGTCACTCCTGAAGGAGCTGCCGATCTCAAGCAGATAGTTGCAGAACTGAAACTTTCGCAGGGTAAAATGGATTTACAGAAAGCAACCGTAACCGGAATCGAATCCGCCGGACTTGCCCATCGGGTATGTGTGGATACCACCTCCAAGCTCAAAAAAGGGCAGGGCATCCTGACCGGTAATTCTTCCGCATTCACCTTTCTGGTACATGCGGAGACAGAATCCAATCCTTATGTCGCTGCGCGTCCTTTCCGGGTTAATGCCGGGGCCGTGCATGCTTATGCCATTCAGCCCGGTGATAAGACCACTTATCTTGAAGAGCTCCGTTCCGGTTCCGAGGTGTTGGTTGTCGATAAAGAAGGCAATACTTCCGTAGCAGTTGTCGGACGCAGCAAGCTTGAGGTCCGCCCCATGCTGCTTATAACTGCCGAGGTGGAAACTTCCGAAGGTCCCGTTTCCGGTAAGGTCTTTCTCCAGAATGCTGAAACCATAAGAGTCGTCAATGGTGACGGTGAACCTGTGAGTGTAGTAACACTTCAGGTCGGCGATCAGGTTCTTTGCCGTATTGATGAAGCCGGCCGTCATTTCGGAATGCGCATCAAAGAAGAGATTTCAGAGGATTAA